One window of the Rosa rugosa chromosome 3, drRosRugo1.1, whole genome shotgun sequence genome contains the following:
- the LOC133735126 gene encoding EIN3-binding F-box protein 1, with protein sequence MSKLFGFAGSDDFFPGGSIYENPKEAGLFLSLGRHVDVYFPPSKRSRISAPFVFNQQSFEQKKQVSINVLPEECLFEIFKRLPGGEERSACACVSKQWLTLLSNIHRDEFCNKNTNLSVKSQDEITGDEAEDQETESCGYLSRSLEGKKATDVRLSAIAVGTASRGGLGKLMIRGSNSARPVTNIGLKAISHGCPSLRVLSLWNVSSVGDEGLCEIAKRCHLLEKLDLSLCPAISDKGLAAIARSCPNLTDLTLESCFNIGNEGLQAIGKCCPNLKSVSIKNCPLVGDQGIASLVSSSSDVLEKVKLQTLTITDVSLAVIGHYGKAVTDLVLTNLPNVCERGFWVMGNGHGLQKLKSFTVTSCQGATDTGLEAVAKGCPNLKQFCLRKCLYISDSGLVSFCKAAGSLESLHLEECHRITQYGFFGVLSNSGAKLKALAFVYCLGLKDLNLGLPVVSPCESLRSLSIRNCPGFGNSGLAVLGQLCPQLQHVDFSGLEGMTDAGFLSLLRSTEAGLVKVNLSGCVNLTDKAVSTMAELHGWTLEVVNLEGCRMISDSGLVAIGENCPLLSDLDISRCAITDFGIASLALADQLNLQILSVSGCSYVSDKSLPALVEMGETLLGLNLQHCNAISSSTVDRLVEQLWRCDILS encoded by the exons ATGTCTAAGCTCTTCGGATTCGCTG GTAGTGATGATTTTTTCCCAGGGGGGTCAATATATGAAAACCCCAAAGAAGCAGGCCTCTTTTTGTCTCTTGGTCGGCATGTGGATGTCTACTTTCCTCCTAGCAAGAGGTCTCGCATCAGTGCTCCATTTGTTTTCAATCAACAGAGTTTTGAACAGAAGAAGCAGGTGTCTATCAATGTTCTTCCAGAAGAATGTCTCTTTGAGATCTTTAAACGGTTGCCTGGAGGTGAGGAAAGGAGTGCCTGTGCTTGTGTTTCCAAGCAGTGGCTTACTCTTTTGAGCAATATCCATAGAGATGAGTTCTGTAACAAGAACACAAACCTATCTGTGAAGTCTCAGGATGAGATCACTGGAGATGAGGCTGAAGACCAGGAGACTGAGAGTTGTGGATATCTTTCCAGGAGCTTGGAAGGCAAGAAGGCAACAGATGTTAGACTGTCTGCCATTGCTGTTGGAACTGCCAGTCGAGGAGGATTGGGCAAGCTTATGATTCGTGGAAGCAATTCTGCCCGTCCCGTGACAAACATTGGCCTTAAGGCGATTTCCCATGGCTGTCCTTCACTAAGGGTTCTATCTCTGTGGAACGTGTCATCAGTTGGGGATGAAGGCTTGTGCGAGATTGCAAAAAGGTGTCATCTGTTAGAGAAGCTTGACCTCTCCCTGTGTCCTGCAATATCTGATAAGGGTTTGGCTGCAATTGCAAGGAGCTGTCCCAATTTGACCGATTTAACACTTGAGTCCTGTTTTAACATTGGGAATGAAGGTCTGCAAGCTATTGGAAAGTGCTGCCCCAATCTGAAATCTGTTTCAATCAAAAATTGCCCTCTTGTTGGGGATCAGGGAATTGCTAGTTTGGTATCTTCTTCCTCTGATGTCCTGGAAAAGGTGAAGCTTCAGACATTGACCATAACTGATGTGTCTCTTGCTGTTATTGGACACTATGGCAAGGCTGTTACCGATCTTGTCCTTACCAATCTCCCCAATGTGTGCGAGAGGGGATTCTGGGTCATGGGCAATGGTCATGGGCTGCAGAAGTTGAAGTCCTTTACTGTTACATCCTGTCAAGGTGCAACAGACACTGGACTTGAAGCAGTAGCAAAAGGTTGCCCAAATTTGAAACAGTTCTGCCTGCGCAAGTGTCTATACATATCTGACAGTGGGTTGGTATCTTTTTGCAAAGCAGCAGGATCTCTCGAGAGCCTTCATTTGGAGGAGTGCCACAGGATCACCCAATATGGATTTTTTGGTGTTCTTTCAAACAGTGGTGCAAAGTTGAAGGCTCTAGCTTTTGTTTACTGCCTGGGACTTAAAGACCTGAACTTGGGATTGCCTGTGGTGTCTCCATGTGAATCTCTTCGCTCACTGTCCATCCGTAACTGCCCTGGGTTTGGAAATTCTGGGCTGGCGGTTTTGGGTCAACTCTGCCCTCAACTGCAGCATGTTGACTTCAGTGGGCTTGAAGGAATGACCGATGCTGGATTTCTGTCACTGCTTAGGAGCACTGAGGCTGGTCTGGTAAAGGTTAATCTTAGTGGTTGTGTGAATCTGACAGACAAGGCAGTGTCCACCATGGCTGAGCTTCATGGTTGGACTTTGGAAGTGGTGAATCTTGAAGGTTGTAGAATGATCAGCGATTCAGGCTTGGTAGCAATTGGAGAGAACTGCCCATTGCTTAGTGATCTTGATATCTCAAGGTGTGCAATCACTGATTTTGGAATTGCATCCCTGGCCCTTGCAGACCAGCTAAATCTTCAGATCCTCTCTGTGTCCGGCTGCTCTTATGTATCAGACAAGAGTTTGCCTGCCTTGGTAGAAATGGGTGAGACACTTCTAGGTTTGAATCTTCAGCACTGCAATGCCATCAGCAGCAGCACCGTTGACCGTCTCGTGGAGCAGCTATGGCGATGTGATATCCTTTCCTAG